In Oncorhynchus gorbuscha isolate QuinsamMale2020 ecotype Even-year linkage group LG02, OgorEven_v1.0, whole genome shotgun sequence, a single genomic region encodes these proteins:
- the lipia gene encoding lipase member H, with translation MSFWWCLALLLGSVAIYSAHECDVFTDLGLHHSIIGTSLYVKLLLYTRANLICGQELSHHNLSAQPLFNVTKPTTFIIHGYRPTGAPPVWIHDVTQQLLSRGDMNVLLVDWNRGATNVNYLKVVTYTHDTADNLTAFIRNMQENGASLSSIHMIGISLGAHISGFVGAKFNGKIGRITALDPAGPMFTGNPPEDRLDPTDAQFVDVVHTDMDAFGFRKPLGHIDFYPNGGADQPGCPKTIFSGSSYFKCDHQRSVFLYLGSINRTCNIRAFPCSSYTEFLDGRCMDCDQFKPAGCPVFGYDSIEWKDTLVPLNQTRAFFTTNKQTPFCRTNYRVDVVTWNHDTRWGYITIKLHNGAEVTEATVNHKASKFEKYSETRLLAQFDKDIQKVYKISIKFSTRNALQPKLKLRVLRIRLTHLERKDRPLCRYDVILEENKELTFRPIPCEESNF, from the exons atgtccttttggtggtgCCTGGCACTGCTGCTGGGATCTGTTGCAATATACAGCG CCCATGAATGTGATGTGTTCActgatctgggcctccatcactctaTCATCGGGACCAGCCTGTATGTGAAGCTGTTGCTGTACACCAGAGCTAATCTTATCTGTGGTCAGGAGCTGTCCCACCACAACCTGTCAGCCCAGCCCCTGTTCAACGTCACCAAACCCACCACCTTTATCATTCATGGCTACCGTCCTACGGGCGCTCCGCCCGTCTGGATCCATGACGTCACACAGCAGCTGCTGTCCCGCGGAGACATGAACGTCCTGTTGGTGGACTGGAACCGCGGAGCTACCAATGTCAACTACCTGAAAGTTGTGACCTACACACACGATACAGCAGACAACCTCACTGCCTTCATCAGAAATATGCAG GAGAATGGTGCCTCTCTTAGTTCCATCCATATGATTGGAATCAGTCTTGGAGCTCACATCTCAGGCTTTGTTGGAGCCAAATTCAATGGAAAAATTGGGAGGATCACAG CTCTAGATCCAGCGGGGCCTATGTTCACTGGGAACCCCCCAGAGGACCGCCTGGACCCCACAGATGCACAGTTTGTGGACGTGGTGCACACAGACATGGACG CATTTGGGTTCAGGAAGCCTTTGGGCCACATTGATTTCTATCCTAACGGTGGAGCCGACCAGCCTGGCTGTCCAAAGACCATCTTCTCAG GGTCCAGCTATTTTAAGTGTGACCACCAGAGATCAGTGTTCCTCTATCTGGGCTCCATTAACCGGACCTGTAACATCAGGGCCTTCCCATGCTCTTCCTACACTGAATTCCTGGACGGACGCTGCATGGACTGTGATCAATTCAAACCTGCCGGATGCCCAGTCTTTG GGTATGATAGCATTGAGTGGAAGGATACTCTTGTGCCACTGAATCAAACCAGGGCTTTCTTCACCACCAATAAACAGACTCCATTCTGCA ggacAAACTACAGGGTGGATGTTGTAACATGGAACCACGATACTCGCTGGGGCTACATCACCATCAAACTACACAATGGTGCTGAGGTGACAGAGGCAACAGTAAACCA TAAAGCATCCAAGTTTGAGAAGTACTCAGAGACCAGATTATTGGCCCAGTTTGATAAGGACATACAGAAGGTCTACAAGATCTCAATCAAATTCTCTACAAGGAATGCATTACAGCCTAAGCTCAAACTACGAGTGCTCCGCATCCGTCTCACACACCTGGAGCGTAAAGACAG
- the rbm11 gene encoding RNA binding motif protein 11, which produces MQIQKEADKTVFVANLGSSANEEIIFELFLQAGPLKKVTIARDREGRQRSYGFVYYKHAEAVPYAIALLNGTWLFGRQIRLQYGTGSSHQDGGSGPQGTEDDRDDPSHDTPSMNVGLPESSVFHFTGRADGSVSCQDKLHWSNMVRGYPSEQYPLSITPPQPHYYVPPVTLVSPYCPPAALANARISPMGPYTTPPVPARVRPSCSPCLPALPSPASRQLTKVKGLRGRQLSKEKWRLRSYANTDEVGRADCRGTGTDAKSEHIHSNKQLALVIKFKRVAYANY; this is translated from the exons ATGCAGATCCAAAAAGAGGCAGACAAAACTGTCTTTGTGGCTAATTTAGGCAGTTCAGCTAATGAGGAAATTATTTTCGAGCTATTTTTGCAG GCTGGGCCACTGAAGAAGGTCACCATCGCCCGAGACCGCGAGGGTCGCCAAAGGTCATATGGGTTTGTGTATTACAAGCATGCTGAAGCTGTACCCTATGCCATTGCCTTGCTGAATGGCACTTGGCTCTTTGGCCGTCAAATCAGGCTGCAGTACGGCACCG GTAGCTCCCACCAGGATGGGGGATCTGGACCTCAAGGCACAGAGGATGACCGTGATGACCCTTCACATGACACACCCAG TATGAACGTAGGCCTCCCAGAGTCATCTGTGTTCCACTTCACAGGGCGTGCTGATGGCAGCGTCTCCTGCCAGGACAAGTTACACTGGAGCAACATG gTGCGTGGCTACCCTTCTGAGCAGTACCCTCTGAGTATCACCCCTCCTCAGCCTCACTACTATGTCCCCCCCGTCACCCTTGTGTCCCCCTATTGCCCCCCTGCTGCCCTGGCCAATGCCAGGATATCCCCAATGGGCCCTTACACGACCCCCCCTGTCCCAGCCAGGGTCAGGCCCTCCTGCTCCCCCTGCCTCCCAGCTCTACCCAGCCCAGCAAGCAGACAGCTCACCAAAGTGAAGGGCCTAAGAGGCAGACAGCTCAGCAAGGAGAAGTGGAGACTGCGAAGCTACGCAAACACAGACGAAGTAGGGAGAGCAGACTGCAGAGGCACAGGAACAGATGCAAAAAGTGAACACATACACTCAAATAAACAATTAGCATTGGTCATCAAGTTTAAACGTGTAGCATACGCTAATTACTAA